Proteins from one Thermodesulfobacteriota bacterium genomic window:
- a CDS encoding DUF1015 domain-containing protein, which translates to MATVKGFRGIRYNPDKIDDFGKVLAPPYDVINSKEQDELYEKDPYNVIRLILSKGDGDTKYEKAASTFRDWIGQDILTRDDEPSIYPYYQEFEEGGKKLTRKGFLAAVKVEDFDTKKILPHERTFPKHKKDRLKLNTACKANMSPVFSVYSDPEIVIEKLLDEKLTGEPIFDVTNEDGVRNMMWKISDPDTISFISNHLLDKSFLIADGHHRYETALEYRNIQRAENGDSSEDSPHEYVMMFLSNAEDEGLIINPTHRAVKSLGMDLETFLNRLSENFNIEKVPFDEGVSNIGYKEFTILTKDPDTVYRISPKNQDIEGLAVTILHNEVFGKIIDDDFFFTKFLDEAVSLTKSGEYEVAFILPELRASDIFDVVMTGDRMPQKTTYFYPKILSGLVFNPLA; encoded by the coding sequence ATGGCCACAGTTAAAGGATTTAGAGGTATCAGATACAATCCAGACAAAATAGATGACTTTGGAAAAGTGCTAGCGCCCCCATATGATGTAATTAACTCAAAAGAGCAAGACGAGCTGTATGAAAAAGACCCTTATAATGTGATTAGACTAATTCTCTCTAAGGGCGATGGAGATACCAAGTATGAAAAAGCGGCAAGTACCTTTAGAGATTGGATAGGACAGGATATATTGACGCGCGATGATGAGCCAAGCATATATCCCTACTACCAGGAGTTTGAAGAGGGCGGCAAAAAGCTTACAAGAAAAGGGTTTTTAGCCGCTGTTAAGGTTGAGGATTTTGATACTAAAAAAATTCTCCCTCACGAAAGAACATTCCCAAAGCATAAAAAAGACAGATTAAAACTAAACACCGCTTGCAAGGCCAATATGAGTCCTGTTTTCTCAGTTTATTCTGACCCAGAGATTGTTATAGAAAAGCTTTTGGACGAAAAGCTGACAGGTGAGCCTATATTTGATGTTACAAACGAGGACGGCGTTAGAAATATGATGTGGAAGATATCTGATCCAGACACCATATCATTTATAAGCAATCACCTTTTGGATAAAAGTTTTCTTATTGCAGATGGCCACCACCGCTATGAAACCGCACTTGAGTATAGAAACATTCAAAGAGCAGAAAATGGAGATAGCTCTGAAGATAGTCCCCATGAGTATGTCATGATGTTTCTATCAAATGCCGAAGATGAGGGTCTAATTATTAACCCAACCCACAGGGCAGTTAAGAGCTTGGGAATGGATCTAGAGACTTTTCTAAATAGGCTGAGTGAAAATTTCAATATAGAGAAAGTGCCGTTTGATGAGGGAGTTTCTAATATTGGATATAAAGAGTTTACTATACTCACCAAAGATCCGGATACTGTTTACAGAATATCTCCAAAAAATCAGGATATAGAGGGACTAGCTGTAACAATTCTTCATAATGAGGTTTTTGGAAAGATTATTGATGATGACTTTTTCTTTACAAAGTTTTTAGACGAAGCTGTCTCTTTAACAAAGAGCGGCGAATACGAAGTAGCATTTATACTCCCAGAGCTCAGGGCGAGTGATATTTTCGATGTGGTTATGACAGGAGACAGGATGCCTCAGAAGACAACATATTTTTACCCAAAGATACTTTCTGGCTTAGTCTTTAATCCTCTAGCATAG
- a CDS encoding L-threonylcarbamoyladenylate synthase, translating to MTQTELISLNDPDCINKSASTLRGGGVIIYPTETLYGVGALASNNNAVENIFEAKGRPVGKPIPLLVKDIDMASKLVRVSPLASILAEQFWPGKLTMILDQIADLPEKITFGSGKIAVRISSHPFMLGLFERFNEPLTSTSANISGGPNLNDPKELFDTFNGKVDLIVDSGKIRESKGSTIVDLTLDPPEILRDGDVDPNTLKEYIDGHS from the coding sequence ATGACCCAAACCGAGTTAATTTCACTAAACGATCCTGATTGCATAAATAAGTCGGCCTCAACTCTAAGAGGCGGGGGCGTGATCATCTATCCGACTGAAACACTTTATGGCGTAGGTGCTCTTGCTTCTAACAATAATGCTGTTGAGAATATATTTGAGGCGAAGGGAAGACCTGTGGGGAAACCCATACCATTATTGGTAAAAGACATAGATATGGCATCAAAGCTCGTAAGAGTAAGCCCTTTAGCTTCTATACTTGCTGAGCAATTCTGGCCGGGAAAGCTAACTATGATTCTTGATCAAATAGCAGATCTGCCGGAAAAAATTACATTTGGATCAGGGAAAATAGCCGTCAGAATCTCATCTCACCCATTTATGCTTGGCCTATTTGAGCGCTTTAATGAGCCGCTTACATCAACCAGCGCAAACATCAGCGGGGGACCAAATTTGAATGATCCAAAAGAGCTTTTTGACACTTTTAACGGCAAAGTTGACCTTATAGTCGACTCTGGTAAGATTCGAGAATCTAAAGGCTCTACTATTGTAGATTTAACGCTTGATCCGCCCGAAATTCTAAGGGATGGCGATGTAGACCCAAACACACTTAAGGAGTATATTGATGGCCACAGTTAA